A genomic window from Nitrospirota bacterium includes:
- a CDS encoding DUF2892 domain-containing protein → MALDINAWLRAIAGTVVLASVGLSVVHDPRWLWLTAFVGLNLLQSSVSGWCPMMAVLRKAGVREGRC, encoded by the coding sequence ATGGCTTTGGATATCAACGCGTGGTTGCGGGCGATCGCGGGGACCGTGGTCCTGGCGAGTGTGGGGTTGAGCGTGGTGCACGATCCTCGCTGGTTGTGGTTGACCGCGTTTGTGGGCTTGAATCTGCTGCAGTCTTCGGTCAGCGGCTGGTGTCCGATGATGGCGGTGTTGCGGAAAGCAGGGGTTCGGGAAGGTCGATGCTGA
- a CDS encoding zf-HC2 domain-containing protein, translating to MSPRRSSHPGKPCLQRLARLSAYIERELPPGVRDEIRSHMTRCEDCRVMLRTLRKTIALCRRARATPPPRRVSQRVLAALRRELSSCGPRPGGKRVVRQAHRKRKNR from the coding sequence GTGAGCCCGCGGCGGTCATCGCACCCAGGGAAACCGTGCCTGCAGCGCCTCGCGCGCCTGTCAGCGTACATCGAGCGCGAGCTTCCGCCTGGGGTCCGCGACGAAATCCGCAGCCATATGACCCGCTGCGAGGACTGCCGCGTGATGCTCAGAACCCTCAGAAAGACCATCGCCCTGTGCCGGCGGGCTCGGGCAACGCCGCCGCCGCGCAGGGTCTCGCAGCGGGTACTGGCCGCCCTGAGACGGGAGTTGTCGTCCTGCGGACCCCGGCCCGGTGGTAAACGCGTGGTTCGACAGGCTCACCGCAAACGGAAAAATCGCTGA
- a CDS encoding CBS domain-containing protein, with amino-acid sequence MTRLADIGASQGSVVSRRSQVRQAVDVMVQDGNGVVVAANDDGTPAGVLTETDMVRRVIAGDRHPWVTPVESVMSEPVVTIDDGCTLDVAGRLMADRGIRHLGITREGRLAGWVTARNLIAAARIPPTRICDAMTKLIATIHLQETVREAADRMLEASIGLLLVGGRRTRHRSGQWSGAGYDDLAGIVTEADLVNRVMAVDRYPYVTSVGDVMTPRPVTVRPDDSLTVAADLIVNRGIRHVLVADGADVVGVISIRDLLPVMADPGVSEREPNR; translated from the coding sequence TTGACACGGCTGGCCGACATTGGTGCCTCGCAAGGGTCCGTGGTCTCCCGCCGGTCACAGGTCCGGCAGGCCGTCGATGTGATGGTCCAAGACGGCAACGGCGTCGTGGTGGCGGCCAACGACGACGGCACGCCCGCCGGAGTGTTGACTGAAACCGACATGGTGCGGCGGGTCATCGCTGGCGATCGGCATCCCTGGGTCACCCCGGTCGAGAGCGTGATGAGCGAACCCGTGGTCACGATTGACGACGGTTGCACGCTCGACGTGGCCGGTCGCCTGATGGCTGACCGGGGGATTCGACACCTCGGGATCACGCGCGAGGGGCGACTCGCCGGCTGGGTCACGGCCCGCAACCTGATCGCAGCGGCTCGTATCCCGCCCACGCGCATCTGCGATGCCATGACCAAGTTGATCGCCACGATCCATTTGCAGGAAACAGTGCGCGAAGCCGCTGACCGGATGCTCGAGGCATCCATCGGGCTGTTGTTGGTGGGAGGACGGCGGACCCGACATCGCTCCGGTCAGTGGAGCGGGGCCGGTTATGACGACCTGGCCGGCATCGTGACCGAAGCGGACTTGGTCAACCGGGTGATGGCCGTGGATCGCTATCCCTACGTAACATCCGTGGGCGACGTCATGACGCCCAGGCCCGTGACCGTACGTCCCGACGACTCCTTGACGGTCGCGGCCGACCTCATCGTGAATCGAGGAATTCGCCACGTCCTGGTGGCGGACGGCGCCGACGTGGTCGGCGTGATCTCGATCCGCGACTTGCTTCCGGTCATGGCGGACCCCGGTGTGTCCGAGCGCGAACCGAACAGGTGA
- a CDS encoding sigma-70 family RNA polymerase sigma factor gives MDDADRSLVERVKTGDVAAFERLFSRHHERIYRFASRMCRHAQDAEDILQDTFLSAFRHAKTFRGKARFTTWLYTIAANACRRTRRGARPAMAVNEGDGAGPAAPVDDWTRRPDVQVMRKETRRAIHDAIASLPKDQRLVLVLRDMEGLSAEEVSRIVGVGVPAVKSRLHRARLAVRAHLSRRFQELRR, from the coding sequence GTGGACGACGCTGACCGGTCTCTCGTCGAACGGGTGAAGACGGGCGACGTCGCGGCATTCGAGCGCCTCTTCTCACGCCACCACGAGCGGATTTATCGCTTCGCGTCCCGCATGTGCCGCCACGCGCAGGACGCGGAGGACATCCTCCAGGACACGTTCCTTTCCGCGTTCCGCCACGCCAAGACCTTCCGCGGAAAGGCCCGCTTCACCACCTGGCTCTACACCATCGCGGCCAACGCCTGCCGCCGCACCCGGCGCGGCGCTCGACCCGCGATGGCGGTCAACGAAGGCGACGGAGCCGGACCCGCCGCGCCGGTCGACGACTGGACGCGCCGTCCCGACGTCCAGGTGATGCGGAAGGAGACGAGGCGGGCGATCCACGACGCAATCGCCTCCCTTCCGAAGGATCAGCGTCTGGTGCTGGTGCTTCGCGACATGGAGGGACTGTCGGCCGAAGAAGTCAGCCGGATCGTGGGAGTCGGCGTTCCCGCGGTCAAGTCGCGCTTGCATCGCGCGCGGCTCGCCGTGCGGGCGCACCTCTCCCGGCGTTTTCAGGAACTCCGGCGGTGA
- a CDS encoding CBS domain-containing protein, whose amino-acid sequence MRAVKDIMTTNLQWVEPGTSVRTAVAVMSRHRIGSVLVGNRDEPPAIVTETDVVRRVLAEDKNPASVAVDEIMSCPLISVDENRPIEQAGDLMAEHEIRHVAVSSGASVVGLLSVRDLLPVVNLLPIAVERMMTRMPVIIPAEETARNAAALMAHAKVSALLVAGRRLQPRGIHFRGFSRQDVAGIVTGTDLVRDVVEKDLDASVTPVCGVMGSPLFTLSGSEDVMTAFDVMARGSVRHLAVAAGEEITGLLSVEDIIEPAWLHVASGALRKARA is encoded by the coding sequence ATGCGAGCCGTGAAGGACATCATGACTACCAACTTGCAGTGGGTCGAACCAGGGACGTCGGTGCGCACGGCGGTCGCGGTGATGAGCCGACACCGCATCGGGAGCGTCTTGGTGGGGAATCGGGATGAGCCGCCGGCCATTGTCACGGAAACCGACGTGGTCCGTCGCGTGCTGGCCGAGGACAAGAATCCCGCGTCCGTGGCCGTGGATGAGATCATGAGTTGCCCGCTGATCAGCGTAGACGAGAACCGGCCGATCGAGCAGGCCGGCGACTTGATGGCGGAACATGAGATCCGCCACGTGGCGGTTTCGTCAGGTGCGAGCGTGGTGGGGCTGCTCTCGGTCCGGGACCTCCTCCCGGTCGTGAACCTGCTGCCGATCGCGGTGGAGCGCATGATGACCAGGATGCCGGTGATCATTCCCGCCGAAGAGACGGCTCGCAACGCGGCGGCTCTCATGGCGCACGCGAAGGTCAGCGCGCTGCTGGTCGCGGGCCGGCGCCTGCAGCCCCGGGGGATCCATTTCCGCGGGTTCTCGCGCCAGGACGTTGCGGGGATCGTGACCGGAACGGACTTGGTGCGGGATGTGGTCGAGAAGGACCTGGACGCCTCGGTGACGCCGGTCTGCGGCGTCATGGGGAGTCCGTTGTTCACTCTGTCGGGTTCGGAAGACGTCATGACGGCGTTCGATGTCATGGCGCGGGGGAGCGTGCGACATCTGGCGGTCGCCGCGGGGGAAGAGATCACAGGACTGCTGTCGGTCGAAGACATCATCGAACCCGCCTGGCTCCACGTGGCTTCCGGCGCGCTTCGAAAGGCGCGAGCGTAG
- a CDS encoding carboxypeptidase regulatory-like domain-containing protein — protein MSRLVVAVAVGIVLATGGPSPVSAESVYEEIAVKNGGTISGKITLKGPVPDPRVFPLVLYPFGPFCKKISDGKGHILVDEFIVSPDRGMQDTIVAVQQVKRGKPFPLIKQELEAVDCMFHPAETAEDELFAIDAQGKLHHEHPLVMVLRNHQPIWVVNRDPIIHNGQVFQNEKGNIILNFPLPIAEEPRGGMLHFDDGKRISQMICGMHEFMQAWGFVVDNPYYARTKKDGKFAIDNLPPGTYRVAAWHPHLPIVEQDITVPANGTASFNVEFDGAQVVRPAYESQERFRIGPEALPHQHLEECSPPYCED, from the coding sequence ATGTCTCGTCTTGTCGTGGCGGTCGCCGTCGGGATCGTTTTGGCGACGGGTGGACCGTCGCCGGTCTCCGCAGAATCGGTCTATGAAGAAATCGCCGTGAAGAACGGCGGAACCATCAGCGGGAAGATCACCCTGAAGGGGCCGGTCCCTGACCCGCGAGTGTTCCCGTTGGTGCTCTATCCCTTTGGGCCGTTCTGCAAGAAAATCTCGGACGGCAAAGGCCACATCCTGGTCGATGAGTTCATCGTGTCGCCGGACCGGGGGATGCAGGACACGATCGTGGCGGTGCAGCAGGTCAAGCGGGGAAAACCGTTTCCTCTGATCAAACAGGAACTGGAAGCGGTGGACTGCATGTTCCATCCCGCCGAGACCGCGGAGGACGAGCTGTTTGCGATCGATGCCCAGGGCAAGCTGCACCACGAACATCCCTTGGTCATGGTCCTGAGAAATCACCAACCGATCTGGGTGGTCAACCGCGATCCGATCATTCACAACGGGCAAGTCTTCCAAAATGAGAAGGGCAACATCATTCTCAACTTTCCGCTCCCGATCGCCGAGGAGCCGCGCGGCGGCATGCTCCACTTCGACGACGGGAAGCGCATTTCACAAATGATTTGCGGGATGCACGAATTCATGCAGGCGTGGGGGTTTGTGGTGGACAATCCCTACTACGCGAGAACCAAGAAAGACGGGAAGTTCGCGATCGACAATCTTCCACCCGGCACGTATCGTGTGGCGGCGTGGCATCCGCATCTCCCGATCGTCGAACAAGACATCACGGTGCCGGCCAACGGCACGGCATCGTTCAACGTGGAATTCGACGGCGCGCAGGTCGTGCGTCCCGCGTACGAGAGCCAGGAACGATTCCGGATCGGACCCGAGGCGCTTCCTCATCAACATCTCGAAGAGTGTAGCCCGCCGTACTGCGAGGACTAG
- a CDS encoding MarR family transcriptional regulator yields MAQKRDIADIMQSLRRIFKAIQQYSEDVFKEFGVTGPQLWALRTIYTQGPLSMGELSRSMYLHISTASGVVDRLERRGYVERNREDSDRRVVKISLTSAGKRLVQRGPEAAQGKLLHGLESLSSAEVRVIRSSLERVVRLMEIQDMRATFFFSEE; encoded by the coding sequence ATGGCCCAGAAACGAGACATTGCCGACATCATGCAGTCCTTGCGGCGGATCTTTAAGGCGATCCAGCAGTACTCCGAAGACGTGTTTAAGGAGTTCGGGGTGACCGGCCCGCAGCTCTGGGCCTTGCGGACGATCTACACGCAGGGCCCGCTCTCGATGGGCGAGTTGAGCCGGAGCATGTACCTGCACATCAGTACGGCCTCGGGCGTCGTGGATCGGTTGGAGCGCAGGGGGTACGTGGAGCGCAACCGAGAGGACTCGGACCGGCGCGTGGTCAAGATCAGCCTCACGTCCGCGGGGAAACGGCTGGTGCAACGGGGTCCGGAGGCGGCTCAAGGGAAGTTGCTGCATGGGCTTGAAAGTCTGTCGTCGGCTGAGGTCCGAGTCATCCGTTCATCGCTGGAACGCGTGGTTCGGTTGATGGAGATTCAGGATATGAGAGCAACCTTCTTTTTTAGCGAGGAGTAA
- a CDS encoding efflux RND transporter periplasmic adaptor subunit, with protein MLIRRLGIAAAVLVAALVAYLWWTGKRGAEDAQQERPTVAGETLVTAVGDVPRVVEATGVVVSAREVVLASKVLAAVKALKAREGAVVAAGDVLVALDDRELAADLERAEAERRNAQSRLERLQSVAKEGLVAPQTLEDAERSLRVAEAARDAAAALLASTVIRAPFSGVVTDRWVEAGDMATPGKPLLKVEDSRELRLEVTVAGDEASGMTVRQPVEAVVDALGPAPLSGTVAVIVPRAEAATQSVLVKVDLPRTPGLKSGLYGRARFTVGQDRVLTVPSTAVSSVGALDRVFVVDADQVVHARLVRLGRSYGDRIEVRAGLEPSERVLIEAGRGVDGAQWTGSSGP; from the coding sequence ATGCTGATCCGACGACTTGGCATCGCCGCGGCGGTGCTGGTCGCGGCGCTAGTCGCGTACCTGTGGTGGACGGGGAAACGCGGCGCGGAAGACGCCCAACAGGAGCGACCGACCGTCGCTGGCGAGACGCTGGTCACCGCGGTGGGCGACGTCCCCCGGGTGGTGGAGGCCACGGGCGTGGTGGTCTCGGCCCGTGAGGTGGTCTTGGCGAGCAAGGTGCTGGCCGCGGTGAAGGCCCTCAAGGCCAGAGAAGGGGCGGTCGTGGCCGCCGGAGACGTGCTCGTGGCGCTGGATGACCGCGAGTTGGCGGCGGATCTTGAGCGCGCCGAGGCGGAGCGGCGGAATGCCCAAAGTCGTTTGGAGCGCCTGCAGTCAGTGGCCAAGGAGGGACTGGTGGCGCCGCAAACGCTCGAGGACGCTGAGCGGTCGCTGCGCGTGGCTGAAGCGGCTCGGGACGCCGCGGCGGCGCTGCTGGCGTCCACGGTGATCCGAGCACCGTTCAGCGGCGTGGTCACCGACCGCTGGGTGGAAGCCGGCGACATGGCAACGCCGGGCAAGCCCCTGCTCAAAGTCGAGGACAGCCGCGAGTTGCGGCTGGAGGTCACGGTGGCGGGCGACGAGGCGAGCGGGATGACCGTGCGCCAGCCCGTCGAGGCGGTGGTCGATGCCCTCGGCCCCGCGCCCTTGTCCGGAACCGTGGCCGTGATCGTGCCGCGGGCCGAAGCCGCAACGCAGTCGGTGCTGGTCAAGGTGGACTTGCCGCGCACCCCGGGCCTGAAGAGCGGGCTGTACGGCCGGGCGCGTTTTACCGTGGGACAGGACCGTGTGCTGACCGTGCCGAGCACGGCGGTGTCGTCCGTCGGGGCCCTGGATCGCGTGTTCGTCGTGGACGCCGACCAGGTGGTCCACGCCAGACTCGTGCGCTTGGGGCGATCGTACGGCGATCGCATCGAGGTACGCGCAGGGCTGGAGCCGAGTGAACGCGTGTTGATCGAGGCCGGCCGCGGCGTCGACGGCGCGCAATGGACCGGTTCGTCCGGGCCATGA
- a CDS encoding carboxypeptidase-like regulatory domain-containing protein, protein MTNGAVNRAVTVTVGVALLATLGFGEAPPALAYEEVQVQNAGTLTGKAWLDGPIPEPRVFPVALYPFGPFCNKNERIADGKGNILVQEFEVGAEHGLKDVVVAVQRVKRGKPFPPIVAEIVSRDCEFIPFVSVVRNHGQFRMTNEDPVIHNAQLYQSEKGNLRLTVPNPPNSAGMFPIEFERKYRIYQMICGMHEFMQTWGYAVDNPYYALTDENGAFTIDGLPPGTYTVTAWRPHFPPMERRVTIASSGTERIEFSFDAALVKRPLYETQERFRIQR, encoded by the coding sequence ATGACGAACGGTGCGGTGAATCGTGCGGTTACGGTGACGGTGGGTGTCGCGCTACTGGCGACCCTCGGGTTCGGTGAGGCGCCACCGGCCCTTGCCTACGAGGAAGTCCAGGTTCAGAACGCGGGAACGTTGACGGGGAAGGCATGGTTGGACGGACCGATTCCTGAGCCGCGCGTTTTTCCGGTTGCGCTCTATCCCTTCGGGCCGTTCTGCAACAAGAATGAGCGCATTGCGGACGGCAAGGGAAACATCCTGGTCCAAGAGTTCGAAGTAGGCGCCGAGCATGGATTAAAGGACGTGGTGGTGGCGGTGCAGAGGGTGAAGCGAGGGAAGCCGTTCCCTCCCATCGTGGCTGAAATCGTGTCGCGAGATTGCGAGTTCATCCCGTTTGTGAGCGTCGTCCGGAACCACGGACAGTTCAGGATGACGAACGAGGACCCCGTCATTCACAATGCGCAACTCTACCAAAGCGAGAAGGGGAATCTGCGGTTGACGGTGCCGAATCCGCCGAATTCGGCGGGGATGTTCCCCATCGAGTTCGAAAGGAAATACCGAATCTACCAAATGATCTGCGGAATGCACGAGTTCATGCAGACCTGGGGTTACGCGGTGGACAATCCGTACTATGCGCTCACGGACGAGAACGGCGCATTTACGATCGACGGCCTGCCTCCGGGCACCTACACCGTCACGGCGTGGCGGCCGCACTTTCCCCCAATGGAACGACGGGTGACCATCGCGTCCTCGGGGACGGAGCGCATCGAGTTTTCGTTCGATGCAGCGCTCGTGAAGCGACCCCTGTATGAAACGCAGGAGCGCTTCCGGATTCAGCGTTGA
- a CDS encoding carboxypeptidase-like regulatory domain-containing protein — protein MGWAYEEVTVTSGGTLRGKVSLAGAVPPSRIFHMVFSPNITFCTRISDGKGNRLLKEFVVAQDGGFQNVVVAVVGVEKGKRFDYTPEISLENCRVGPFVTPVRNHHPVVIVNKDPVVHDVQAYTIKDPYAFGMFNKPMLPESTASKKIVFRKDHYLFKTQCGVHDFMQSWGMAVGNPYFAVTGPDGTFTISDLPPGTYDVVAWHPHMRVRAKQVTVAANGEADLSFEFDSSEVDIPLHDLQTGYRLQPALDLIPLEPPSVELQGP, from the coding sequence GTGGGTTGGGCGTATGAAGAGGTCACGGTGACCTCGGGGGGCACGTTGAGGGGGAAGGTTTCATTGGCCGGAGCGGTTCCGCCCAGCCGGATTTTCCACATGGTGTTCTCCCCGAATATCACATTCTGTACCAGGATTTCCGATGGCAAAGGCAACCGGTTGCTCAAGGAGTTCGTGGTCGCTCAAGACGGCGGATTCCAGAATGTGGTCGTGGCCGTGGTGGGGGTGGAAAAGGGCAAACGATTCGATTACACGCCGGAGATCAGCCTTGAAAACTGCCGTGTCGGCCCGTTCGTCACGCCCGTTCGCAACCACCACCCCGTTGTGATCGTGAACAAAGACCCGGTGGTACACGATGTCCAGGCCTATACGATCAAGGATCCGTATGCGTTTGGAATGTTCAATAAGCCCATGCTTCCGGAGAGTACGGCCTCAAAAAAGATCGTCTTCAGAAAGGACCACTATCTCTTCAAGACCCAGTGCGGGGTGCACGACTTCATGCAGTCGTGGGGCATGGCCGTGGGCAACCCCTATTTTGCGGTCACCGGCCCGGACGGCACGTTTACGATTTCGGATCTCCCGCCGGGAACCTATGATGTCGTGGCCTGGCATCCCCATATGCGGGTGAGAGCGAAACAGGTCACGGTTGCGGCCAACGGCGAAGCGGACCTGAGCTTTGAGTTCGACTCGTCCGAAGTGGACATTCCGTTGCACGATCTGCAGACCGGCTACCGCCTCCAACCCGCGCTGGATCTCATCCCGCTGGAGCCGCCTTCGGTCGAGCTCCAGGGACCCTAA
- a CDS encoding plastocyanin/azurin family copper-binding protein, whose protein sequence is MRNSGTDRWQVAKPCRDLAACLAVLQLSISFFPHTAGGTTGNGVTGRVLFNSEPADGAVVFLQPPPGLSFAPSSAPHTIRQEKLRFEPDFLVVPAGATIRFENHDDEIHNIHSRAAENRFDTGAHLPGTVKEVTLKNPGAVPIRCRTHQSMRGLIIVAPSPYFAVADKLGRFEIPNVPPGHYRLEAWHPRLTAEERDRGAVDMDLDMGRQVVDLRFTAKAPAGTDLTETTDRDWISVVEQVRTELDRAIGHWKNGSITAATSRVMSVQSRLYNESGLRDAIAEVLGKARAAEHERRLDALRKQIQGIGTASATEAVLEREAASLVAGLMRDAEKLPGS, encoded by the coding sequence GTGAGGAATTCCGGAACGGATCGGTGGCAGGTCGCGAAGCCGTGTCGCGACCTTGCGGCCTGTCTCGCGGTCCTCCAGTTGTCCATCTCGTTCTTCCCCCACACTGCCGGTGGAACGACCGGCAATGGGGTGACCGGCCGCGTCCTGTTCAATTCGGAACCGGCCGACGGCGCCGTGGTGTTCCTTCAGCCGCCGCCTGGCCTCTCCTTTGCCCCCTCGTCCGCTCCACACACGATTCGGCAGGAGAAGCTCCGGTTCGAGCCGGATTTCCTCGTCGTTCCCGCAGGGGCGACGATTCGATTCGAGAATCATGACGACGAGATCCACAACATCCACTCACGTGCCGCTGAAAATCGCTTTGACACCGGCGCGCATCTTCCCGGCACGGTCAAGGAGGTGACCCTGAAGAACCCCGGGGCCGTGCCCATCCGGTGCCGCACCCACCAGAGCATGCGGGGACTGATCATCGTCGCCCCGTCGCCCTATTTCGCCGTGGCTGACAAGCTCGGACGGTTCGAAATCCCGAACGTGCCGCCCGGCCATTACCGACTCGAAGCCTGGCATCCTCGACTGACCGCCGAGGAACGGGATCGAGGAGCGGTGGATATGGACTTGGACATGGGAAGACAGGTCGTTGATCTCCGGTTCACAGCGAAGGCTCCGGCTGGAACCGATCTCACCGAAACCACGGATCGGGACTGGATCTCAGTGGTGGAACAGGTCCGCACCGAACTGGATCGCGCCATCGGTCATTGGAAGAACGGGAGCATCACCGCGGCAACGTCGAGAGTGATGAGTGTTCAGTCGAGACTGTACAACGAGTCCGGCCTCCGAGACGCGATCGCGGAAGTGCTTGGAAAGGCCAGGGCGGCCGAGCATGAACGCCGGTTGGATGCTCTACGCAAACAGATCCAAGGCATTGGGACCGCGTCCGCGACTGAAGCGGTTCTCGAGCGCGAGGCGGCGTCCCTCGTCGCCGGACTCATGAGGGACGCGGAAAAGCTCCCCGGCTCGTAA
- a CDS encoding tetratricopeptide repeat protein has product MSTTNVLRALVALTMVLCVSGVSAGATSEEVAQAYFDEGKELNKQRRFDEALAKFTLAVQASPETHRYHQALFMTYMALRRGLAAIDFYKQMAREHPDSPTVRYWLGRLYLQSQALDDAVREFQTAGRLAPNDEHAWISLGHTYIRQGKDAEAMAAYQRANKLSPNIAVVHAGLGKLYLKRGDYPKAQRELEEALRLDAALTEARFDLSLIYEKQGETIKAVKEWQRILEDDPNETSARERLARTFFEKQLYEDAVREYSTLSQVRQASPEVFLALGEAQVMLATSLTDAAEKSQLTNLAIENFQRTLELDPGNAQARKYLDLLRPTDAPAQVPQ; this is encoded by the coding sequence GTGTCGACCACGAATGTGTTGAGGGCATTGGTTGCGCTGACCATGGTGTTGTGTGTGTCGGGTGTGTCGGCCGGAGCGACGTCGGAGGAGGTGGCTCAGGCCTACTTCGACGAAGGAAAGGAACTCAACAAGCAACGACGTTTCGACGAGGCGTTGGCGAAATTCACCCTGGCTGTTCAGGCGAGCCCCGAAACCCACAGATATCATCAAGCGCTCTTCATGACGTACATGGCGTTGCGCCGCGGCCTGGCGGCAATCGACTTCTACAAGCAGATGGCTCGCGAGCACCCCGACAGCCCGACCGTTCGCTACTGGCTGGGGCGGCTCTACCTGCAGAGCCAGGCGCTCGACGACGCGGTGCGCGAATTCCAAACCGCCGGCAGGCTGGCGCCCAACGATGAACATGCCTGGATCTCCTTAGGGCACACCTACATTCGCCAGGGGAAAGACGCGGAAGCGATGGCTGCGTATCAACGAGCCAATAAGCTGTCGCCGAACATCGCCGTGGTTCACGCCGGCCTGGGGAAGCTGTATTTGAAGCGCGGCGACTACCCGAAGGCGCAGCGCGAGCTTGAGGAGGCGTTGCGGCTTGACGCGGCGCTCACCGAAGCGCGGTTCGATCTCAGCCTGATCTACGAGAAGCAGGGCGAGACCATCAAAGCGGTCAAAGAATGGCAGCGGATCCTCGAAGACGATCCCAACGAGACCTCGGCTCGAGAGCGCCTGGCAAGGACATTTTTCGAAAAGCAACTCTATGAAGACGCCGTGCGGGAGTACTCCACGCTGTCGCAGGTCCGCCAAGCTTCCCCCGAGGTGTTCCTTGCGCTGGGCGAGGCCCAGGTCATGTTGGCCACCTCCCTCACCGACGCCGCGGAAAAGAGTCAACTGACGAATTTGGCGATCGAGAATTTTCAACGAACACTGGAACTCGATCCCGGGAATGCGCAGGCCCGGAAATACCTCGATCTCTTGCGACCGACGGATGCGCCGGCCCAGGTCCCGCAATGA